In Halorientalis sp. LT38, a genomic segment contains:
- a CDS encoding NAD(P)/FAD-dependent oxidoreductase: protein MQDHASIVVVGGGIIGVSIANALTKAGVEDVLVLEKDSLASGSTGRSAGVIETQYFTDFDVAIRAYSLRAFERVADETRAEFPQVGYVRLLMDPDDEERFRESIRIQRRHGVDDARFLDPSEVATVVPDLNVEDVHGAIYGPSDGYADPYTMTQIFAERARTNGATVHTGVAAESVAVDDGEVRAVETSEGRVECETVVNAAGPWAPRLAAQTGLELPAAPYRRQVIVAEPPEEDAPDYTIPTVMEYVPGGSKAGVYFRGEGANQVLLGLHQEVGTDEEPSDPDRYSTDYDESVVLEISDLLDHRAPAFSDLSVVNGWSGLYTITPDTQPIIDTHPSIDGYVLAAGFSGKGFQIGPAVGEIVSDLVLDGETDLVPDLSPVSLSRFE from the coding sequence ATGCAGGACCACGCGTCCATCGTCGTCGTCGGCGGCGGCATCATCGGGGTCAGCATCGCGAACGCGCTCACGAAGGCGGGCGTCGAGGACGTGCTGGTGCTCGAGAAGGACTCGCTCGCGTCCGGGTCGACGGGGCGGTCCGCAGGCGTCATCGAGACCCAGTACTTCACGGACTTCGACGTCGCCATCCGGGCGTACTCGCTGCGGGCGTTCGAACGGGTCGCCGACGAGACCAGGGCGGAGTTCCCACAGGTCGGCTACGTCCGGTTGCTCATGGACCCGGACGACGAAGAACGGTTCAGGGAGAGCATCCGTATCCAGCGTCGCCACGGCGTCGACGACGCTCGCTTTCTCGATCCGTCCGAGGTCGCTACCGTCGTCCCGGACCTGAACGTCGAGGACGTCCACGGCGCGATCTACGGCCCCAGCGACGGGTACGCCGACCCGTACACGATGACCCAGATTTTCGCCGAGCGCGCGCGGACGAACGGGGCGACCGTTCACACCGGGGTCGCCGCCGAGTCGGTGGCCGTCGACGACGGGGAGGTGCGGGCCGTCGAGACGAGCGAGGGACGGGTCGAGTGCGAGACGGTGGTGAACGCCGCTGGACCGTGGGCCCCGAGGCTCGCCGCCCAGACCGGGCTGGAGCTACCCGCAGCGCCGTACCGTCGACAGGTCATCGTCGCGGAGCCGCCCGAGGAGGACGCCCCCGACTACACGATCCCGACTGTGATGGAGTACGTGCCCGGTGGGTCGAAGGCGGGCGTGTACTTCCGCGGGGAAGGAGCGAACCAGGTGCTACTCGGACTCCACCAGGAGGTCGGCACGGACGAGGAGCCCTCGGACCCGGACAGATACTCTACGGACTACGACGAATCGGTCGTCCTGGAGATTTCGGACCTCCTCGACCACCGTGCGCCGGCCTTTTCCGACCTCTCGGTGGTGAACGGTTGGAGCGGCCTCTACACGATAACGCCGGACACCCAGCCTATCATCGACACTCACCCGTCGATCGACGGCTACGTCCTGGCCGCCGGCTTCAGCGGCAAGGGGTTCCAGATCGGCCCGGCCGTCGGGGAGATCGTCTCGGACCTCGTCCTCGACGGCGAGACCGATCTGGTCCCGGACCTCTCCCCGGTCAGTCTGAGCCGATTCGAGTGA